The Nitrospirota bacterium genome has a segment encoding these proteins:
- a CDS encoding 30S ribosomal protein S21 gives MLGVKVKDNESFESVLRRFKKQCEKSGILSEMRKREHYEKPSVRRKRKALAAKKKAAKRQKV, from the coding sequence ATGCTGGGGGTAAAGGTAAAAGACAATGAATCCTTTGAAAGCGTCCTCCGCCGGTTCAAAAAACAGTGTGAAAAGTCAGGGATACTCTCTGAGATGAGAAAAAGGGAACACTATGAAAAACCAAGTGTCAGGCGCAAACGCAAGGCTTTAGCCGCAAAGAAGAAGGCAGCAAAACGTCAAAAGGTGTAA